The proteins below are encoded in one region of Podarcis raffonei isolate rPodRaf1 chromosome 8, rPodRaf1.pri, whole genome shotgun sequence:
- the NKAIN1 gene encoding sodium/potassium-transporting ATPase subunit beta-1-interacting protein 1 isoform X1, with the protein MGKCNGRCTLVGFCCLQLIAALERQIFDFLGYQWVPILANFLHIMAVILGVFGTIQYRSKYLILYAVWLVLWVGWNAFIICFYLEVGHLSQDRDFIMTFNTSLHRSWWMENGPGCLVTPVMNSNLALEDHHVITVTGCLLDYQYIEVVSSAMQIFLALFGFVYACYVSKVFMEEEDSFDFIGGFDSYGYQAPQKMSHLQLQPLYTSG; encoded by the exons ATCGCAGCCCTGGAGAGGCAAATATTCGACTTTCTGGGTTACCAGTGggtgcccatcctggctaatttTTTACACATCATGGCTGTCATCCTGGGCGTTTTTGGCACCATTCAGTACAGATCCAAATATCTCATACTG TATGCAGTGTGGCTCGTGCTTTGGGTTGGATGGAATGCATTCATCATCTGCTTTTACCTGGAAGTCGGACACCTTTCACAG GACCGAGACTTCATCATGACCTTTAACACATCGCTGCATCGCTCATGGTGGATGGAGAACGGGCCTGGTTGCCTGGTAACCCCGGTGATGAACTCCAATCTGGCCCTCGAAGACCATCACGTCATCACAGTCACTGGGTGCTTGCTTGATTATCAGTATATTGAGGTGGTGAGCAGTGCAATGCAGATATTCCTTGCG CTCTTCGGATTTGTTTACGCCTGCTACGTCAGCAAAGTGTTTATGGAGGAAGAAGACAGCT TTGATTTCATTGGGGGATTTGATTCATATGGCTACCAGGCACCCCAAAAGATGTCACACTTGCAGCTACAGCCTTTGTATAC CTCTGGATAA
- the NKAIN1 gene encoding sodium/potassium-transporting ATPase subunit beta-1-interacting protein 1 isoform X2 has product MAVILGVFGTIQYRSKYLILYAVWLVLWVGWNAFIICFYLEVGHLSQDRDFIMTFNTSLHRSWWMENGPGCLVTPVMNSNLALEDHHVITVTGCLLDYQYIEVVSSAMQIFLALFGFVYACYVSKVFMEEEDSFDFIGGFDSYGYQAPQKMSHLQLQPLYTSG; this is encoded by the exons ATGGCTGTCATCCTGGGCGTTTTTGGCACCATTCAGTACAGATCCAAATATCTCATACTG TATGCAGTGTGGCTCGTGCTTTGGGTTGGATGGAATGCATTCATCATCTGCTTTTACCTGGAAGTCGGACACCTTTCACAG GACCGAGACTTCATCATGACCTTTAACACATCGCTGCATCGCTCATGGTGGATGGAGAACGGGCCTGGTTGCCTGGTAACCCCGGTGATGAACTCCAATCTGGCCCTCGAAGACCATCACGTCATCACAGTCACTGGGTGCTTGCTTGATTATCAGTATATTGAGGTGGTGAGCAGTGCAATGCAGATATTCCTTGCG CTCTTCGGATTTGTTTACGCCTGCTACGTCAGCAAAGTGTTTATGGAGGAAGAAGACAGCT TTGATTTCATTGGGGGATTTGATTCATATGGCTACCAGGCACCCCAAAAGATGTCACACTTGCAGCTACAGCCTTTGTATAC CTCTGGATAA